The Candidatus Cloacimonadota bacterium DNA segment GAAATTTCTTTTAGCGAAACACATACAATCCAATCTAAACAAATGGGTATTGTTAGGAGCTTGTAAAGTATTCATTTTGATTTAATTGTAGCTATTTTTCTTGTTTTGGGTTTAAATGAATGAGTCCATCTCTAAAGTACTATTTTTCGACCTCACCCCGGCCCTTCCGCCGGCTGGCGGAGAGAGGGAGATAAAAGTTCCCCTTCTCTTTGAAGAGAAGGGGTTAGGGGATGAGTTGTAAAAAGGATGAAGAATATATTTTACTTGATATGCTACTTTACGGATGCACGCTAATTAACTTAATAGATAACTTTTCAATTCGTCACGGAATGGTCCGTGACTTCTCGAAAATGCTACTTTACGGATGGATACTAATTCAACCCAAAAACATTGACGATAAAATTACTTCTTTGAATCTTATCGAAAATTATAAATTTATTGTCTTAAGGAGAAGCGTATGAGCAACAAATGGAAGATAGAAAATGAAAAAGTATTGAAAAATACAGTTCAAAGATGCAGGGAGCGAAATGTAATTATTCCCACTTACGAAGAAATGATAAATCCTGATAAAATTCCGAGCAAAATAAAAGATGAACTAAAGAAAATCGGTCTCTGGGATTTAAACCCGCGAAATCTTTTTCGAATAACCTGGAAAAATGAGCCTGTGGCACAAGGCGGTGAATTCGGAAAAATAAATTATGTTGAATTGCCTTCCGAACTAACAGGTGTAAAAGCAAGAATTTTTGTATTACTGGGGAAATTTTTCCCCACCGGTTCACACAAGGTCGGGGCTACTTTTGGTCCTTTAGTAGAAAAACTCACTCGGGGAGTTTTTGACCCAACCACTCAAAAAGCATTGTGGCCCTCCACCGGAAATTATTGTCGTGGCGGAGCCTATGATTCCTATCTACTCGCCTGCCCGTCAATTGCCGTGCTTCCGGAAGGCATGTCCACAGAACGCTTCGACTGGCTTAAAAAAGTGGGAGCGGAAATTTTTTCCACTCCGGGTTGCGAAAGCAACGTAAAAGAGGTGTATGATAAAACCGCAGAGTTAAAACGTGAACGGGGAGATGAAATTGTCGTCCTCAATCAATTTTCGGAATTCGGAAATCCTATATGGCATTACGCCGTAACCGGAAGAGCGATCGAAGAAGTTTTTGAATCCGAAAAAAAGGAGAAACAGCGTCTTTCTGCAATATTCCTAACTCAGGGTTCTGCCGGAACTTTAGGTTCCGGAGATTATTTAAAAGAAAAATTTTCCCTTTTAAAAATCGGAGCTGGGGAAGCTTTGCAATGCCCCACCTTACTACAAAACGGATATGGAGGACATCGCATCGAAGGAATAGGCGATAAGCATGTGCCTTGGGTTCACAACATGAAAAACATGGACATGGTGGCCGCCATAGATGATGAAGCCTGCATCCGCCTGATGAGATTATTCAACGAAAAAGCCGGAAGAGATTTGTTAGAAAAAAACGGAGTTGGTAAATCGGTTGATGCCAAGCTCGACCTGTTTGGCATTTCCTCCATTGCAAATATTCTCGGAGCGATCAAGATGGCGAAATATTATGAGATGAACGAGAATGACGTTGTCTTCACCATCGCTACGGACTCTATGGAATTGTATCAATCTCGCCTGAAGGAAGAAAGGGAAAAATGTGATGAATATTCCGAATATGACGCTGCTGCGGATTTTGCCAGATACTTAAAAGGAGTTAGCACCGACAATATGCTGGAATTATCTTACTGGGATAAAAAGCGAATGCACAATCTCAAATATTTCACCTGGATCGAGCAACAAGGAAAAAAGCTGGAAGAATTGAACGCACAATGGTATGATGAAAATTATTGGAAAGACAAATTTCATTCATATACTGATTGGGACGAATTGATCCACGAATTCAACGATAGAACTGGCTTGTTAAAAAAGTATAAGTAGTGTCTGTCCGTAAACTCCGAAACCTTTCGGATGGTTGGAAACCTCCGCAATGGTTGAGATGTGTAAACAACTACCATTGCGGAGGTTGCGGATAACAAATCCCGTTGGAAAACAACCATCCGCAAAGTATGATTTTTCGACCTCACCCCGACCCTCTCCTATCGAGGAGAGGGAGATAAAAGTTCCCCTTCTCTTTGAAGAGAAGGGGTTAGGGGATGAGTTGTAAAAAGGATGAAGAATATATTTTACTTGATATACTACTTTACGGACAGACTCTAAGTAGTGCTTATCCGCAAACTACTATTCGAGAGGTTACGGAATGGCTTGTGCTGTCTTTTCTACGTTATGGATTTTACATATTTATCCCATCTGTTTTTTTGTAACAACAGAAAATTTAACTCGTGGAGATTCATGCTAAATTGCCTTTCAAAGCTGATCCGCCGGCTGGCGGAGAAGGCTGATGCTAAAACAAACTATGAAAAAAATCATCAATGCTTTAATTTGTGAAAATAATGAAGATCGGGTTTTCCTTTCTGAAATTGAATTCGATGCTAAAATTCGCAATATAAAAAAGATACGGGAATTTTCGGCTAATCCTCTTCTTCTCGTTCAGCAAATTAGAAAGCAAAAAAAATCGCACTACAGAACAGAATCCTCCCCAGATGAAATCGATGCAGATTTCAATCTTCTTATTCCTGCAGGAGTAGATCCTCATGTTCATTTTGACGATCCGGGTTTTGAATTTCGGGAAGACTTTTATACAGGTTCCCTTTCAGCAGCTTTTGGCGGTATTACTACCGTAATTGATATGCCCTGTACAAGCATCCCTCCGGTTACGAATCTGGAAAATATGATGACAAAACTCAATGTAATCAAGAAAAAAGCAGTTATTGATTTTGCTCTTTGGGGCGGGGTGTCCGGCACCTCTTTTGCTCAAAATGAAAATATTGAAAAAAATATGACGGAACTCGCAGAAATTGGTGTGATTGGATTTAAAACATATCTTATTTCCGGGATGAAAGAATTCACTTCTCTCACCGAAGAGCAACTGACCATTGTGGGAAAAATTGCTAAGAAACTGGATTTGCCGGTGGCAGTGCATTCAGAGGATAAAGATATAATCGAAACGAAAAGGTTTGAATTTCAATCCCAAGGAAGAAATGAC contains these protein-coding regions:
- a CDS encoding pyridoxal-phosphate dependent enzyme, yielding MSNKWKIENEKVLKNTVQRCRERNVIIPTYEEMINPDKIPSKIKDELKKIGLWDLNPRNLFRITWKNEPVAQGGEFGKINYVELPSELTGVKARIFVLLGKFFPTGSHKVGATFGPLVEKLTRGVFDPTTQKALWPSTGNYCRGGAYDSYLLACPSIAVLPEGMSTERFDWLKKVGAEIFSTPGCESNVKEVYDKTAELKRERGDEIVVLNQFSEFGNPIWHYAVTGRAIEEVFESEKKEKQRLSAIFLTQGSAGTLGSGDYLKEKFSLLKIGAGEALQCPTLLQNGYGGHRIEGIGDKHVPWVHNMKNMDMVAAIDDEACIRLMRLFNEKAGRDLLEKNGVGKSVDAKLDLFGISSIANILGAIKMAKYYEMNENDVVFTIATDSMELYQSRLKEEREKCDEYSEYDAAADFARYLKGVSTDNMLELSYWDKKRMHNLKYFTWIEQQGKKLEELNAQWYDENYWKDKFHSYTDWDELIHEFNDRTGLLKKYK